A single region of the Hoeflea prorocentri genome encodes:
- a CDS encoding antibiotic biosynthesis monooxygenase family protein has translation MTQQKQRDWDRAPCAFFWEYKVAPEKAAEFEAFYGASGRWAQLYSRSDAFIRTELFRDPDDPTRYRTGDYWKSRDSFLEFLRDYSDPYDELGAECNEISQERTSAGMLLVEV, from the coding sequence ATGACACAACAAAAGCAGCGTGATTGGGATCGCGCACCCTGCGCTTTCTTCTGGGAATACAAGGTTGCGCCTGAAAAGGCCGCGGAATTTGAAGCCTTCTACGGCGCCAGTGGCCGTTGGGCGCAGCTCTACAGCCGTTCCGATGCATTTATAAGGACTGAACTGTTCCGGGACCCGGATGATCCGACGCGCTATCGGACCGGCGATTACTGGAAGTCGCGGGACTCCTTTCTGGAGTTTCTGCGCGATTACAGCGATCCGTATGATGAGCTCGGGGCTGAGTGCAACGAAATATCGCAGGAGCGGACCAGCGCGGGCATGCTCCTTGTCGAGGTATAA
- a CDS encoding circularly permuted type 2 ATP-grasp protein yields MSVPFNEMEEPGGVRAPYRRIADWIEETGTQLLGRRRDEAEAIFRKIGITFAVYGEGGDPERLIPFDLIPRAFAASEWDQLDRGIRQRARALNAFLYDIYHRGEIIKAGVIPAELVYRNTAYLPEMVGFAPPGRVYSHIVGIDIVRTGEGSFQVLEDNCRTPSGVSYMLENREIMARMFPDIFSGGPVKPVDHYPDELLRTLKEVAPASCDGEPTVVLLTPGSLNSAYYEHSFLADLMGIELVEPQDLFVDEAKVWMRTTRGPQRVDVIYRRIDDDYIDPLTFRPDSMLGVAGLFDAYRAGHVNVCSAPGAGVADDKAIYIYVPEMIRFYLGEEPILENIQTYQCSKKDELSYVMENLHELVVKEVHGSGGYGMLIGPKSTKEEIEEYRKRIAADPAEFIAQPTLDLSTAPTLHEGDLCGRHVDFRPFCLVGKNIRLVPGGLTRVALREGSLVVNSSQGGGVKDTWVLRE; encoded by the coding sequence CTGAGCGTGCCGTTTAACGAGATGGAAGAACCGGGCGGTGTGCGTGCGCCATACAGGCGCATCGCCGACTGGATTGAAGAAACAGGCACGCAGCTCCTTGGCCGCCGCCGTGACGAGGCGGAAGCGATCTTCCGGAAAATCGGCATCACATTTGCTGTCTATGGCGAGGGCGGCGATCCCGAGCGGCTGATACCGTTCGATCTGATACCCCGCGCCTTTGCGGCTTCCGAATGGGATCAGCTCGACCGTGGTATCCGTCAGCGCGCGCGTGCGCTCAACGCTTTTTTGTATGACATCTACCACCGCGGCGAGATCATCAAGGCCGGTGTCATCCCTGCAGAACTGGTTTATCGCAATACGGCCTACCTGCCTGAGATGGTGGGCTTTGCGCCGCCGGGCCGCGTTTACAGCCACATTGTCGGCATTGACATCGTGCGTACCGGCGAGGGAAGTTTCCAGGTTCTTGAGGACAATTGCCGGACACCGTCCGGTGTCAGCTATATGCTGGAGAACCGGGAAATCATGGCTCGCATGTTCCCAGATATCTTCAGTGGCGGCCCGGTCAAGCCGGTGGATCATTATCCGGACGAGTTGCTGCGCACGCTCAAGGAGGTTGCCCCGGCCTCCTGTGACGGCGAGCCAACCGTCGTGCTGCTGACGCCGGGTTCGCTCAACTCGGCTTATTACGAACATTCCTTCCTTGCAGACCTGATGGGGATTGAACTGGTCGAGCCGCAAGACCTTTTTGTCGACGAGGCCAAGGTCTGGATGCGCACGACACGCGGTCCGCAGCGCGTCGACGTGATCTACCGGCGTATTGATGACGATTACATCGATCCGTTGACATTCCGCCCCGACAGCATGCTGGGAGTGGCCGGGCTTTTTGATGCCTATAGGGCAGGACATGTGAATGTCTGCTCTGCGCCCGGCGCCGGCGTTGCCGACGACAAGGCGATCTATATTTACGTGCCGGAGATGATCCGCTTTTACCTCGGCGAAGAACCGATCCTTGAGAACATCCAGACCTATCAGTGCAGCAAAAAAGACGAGCTTTCCTATGTGATGGAAAACTTGCATGAACTCGTGGTCAAGGAGGTTCACGGTTCGGGCGGCTACGGAATGCTGATCGGCCCGAAGAGCACGAAAGAAGAGATCGAAGAGTACCGCAAGCGCATCGCCGCCGATCCGGCCGAGTTCATCGCTCAGCCGACGCTTGATCTATCGACCGCACCCACATTGCACGAGGGTGATCTTTGCGGTCGCCATGTCGATTTCAGGCCCTTTTGTCTTGTCGGCAAGAACATAAGGCTTGTACCCGGCGGCCTGACGCGAGTGGCCTTGAGGGAAGGATCGCTGGTGGTCAATTCAAGCCAGGGTGGCGGGGTCAAGGACACATGGGTCTTGAGGGAATAA
- a CDS encoding glyoxalase superfamily protein, which translates to MDTTTIENCTPFVRVASMKLAIPFYSSIGFKEDWRRQFDSAFPIFLSVSRDGVRLFLSEHAGDGVLGTRLFLNVSDVDHFHAECVSNGVSVDEAPQDMAFGVRQMSLRDVDGNVLVFATPLPRRLF; encoded by the coding sequence ATGGACACGACGACCATAGAAAACTGTACGCCATTTGTGCGTGTCGCTAGCATGAAACTGGCCATACCGTTTTACAGCAGTATCGGCTTCAAGGAGGACTGGCGCCGGCAGTTCGATTCCGCATTTCCTATTTTCTTGTCGGTGAGCCGCGACGGCGTTCGGCTCTTTCTTTCCGAACATGCCGGAGACGGCGTTCTTGGAACGCGACTGTTCCTCAACGTATCGGATGTCGACCATTTCCACGCCGAATGTGTCAGCAATGGCGTTTCAGTCGACGAAGCGCCCCAGGACATGGCCTTCGGCGTCCGGCAGATGAGCTTGCGTGACGTGGATGGGAACGTGCTGGTGTTTGCGACACCCCTGCCGCGCAGACTGTTTTAG
- a CDS encoding LysR family transcriptional regulator yields MDIEALKLFVEVAKRNSFAAVARIHNQDPSTISRAVANLETELGIRLFQRTTRSMTLTEAGEIYLNRMEALIDYMDNAREEAHSVSARATGTIRITATLAFGQICLTPLIPKFREMFPDLKFEFHLTDDQIDLVANRIDLAVRLGSKIEGDVIATKLFDARYIVCASPHYLRDSRPIAHPSDLTEHKCLLFRAPVHNQNWMARDADDNTFAVPIDGDIYISSLVALQQAACNGLGPALMADWMVQRDLDEGRLVNILPDYDFSGGHTQAAAWLVYPSRRYLPYKVRAMVDVLKRHYAHGQ; encoded by the coding sequence ATGGATATTGAAGCGCTGAAACTCTTCGTAGAAGTTGCGAAACGCAATAGCTTTGCCGCGGTCGCCCGCATCCACAATCAGGACCCGTCAACGATCTCACGGGCGGTGGCCAATCTGGAAACCGAGCTTGGCATACGCCTTTTCCAGCGCACAACACGAAGCATGACGCTGACGGAAGCCGGAGAAATCTATCTGAACCGGATGGAAGCGCTGATCGACTATATGGACAATGCGCGTGAAGAGGCACATTCCGTCAGCGCCCGTGCGACCGGAACGATACGCATCACCGCGACGCTGGCATTCGGACAAATCTGTCTCACGCCTCTCATCCCGAAGTTCAGGGAGATGTTTCCGGATCTGAAGTTCGAATTTCACCTGACAGACGATCAGATTGACCTGGTTGCAAACCGCATCGATCTTGCCGTTCGCCTCGGCTCGAAGATTGAGGGCGACGTCATCGCCACAAAACTCTTCGACGCCCGCTATATCGTCTGCGCCAGCCCGCACTATCTCCGCGACAGCCGCCCAATCGCGCACCCAAGCGACTTGACCGAGCACAAATGTCTGCTTTTTCGCGCGCCTGTGCACAACCAGAACTGGATGGCCCGCGACGCTGACGACAACACATTCGCGGTTCCCATCGACGGTGACATCTATATCTCCTCGCTGGTTGCCCTGCAGCAAGCCGCCTGCAACGGGCTGGGGCCGGCGTTGATGGCCGACTGGATGGTCCAGCGCGATCTCGATGAAGGCCGCCTCGTCAATATTCTTCCGGACTACGATTTCAGCGGTGGCCATACGCAGGCCGCGGCATGGCTGGTCTATCCCAGCCGGCGCTACCTGCCCTATAAAGTCCGCGCGATGGTCGACGTTCTCAAGCGACACTATGCGCACGGGCAGTGA
- a CDS encoding proteasome-type protease: MTYCVAIKLDAGLVLLSDTRTNAGLDNISRYGKMHSWEVPDERAVVLMTAGNLSITQGVITRLEKRIEMAAIDPECETILNADSLFRVAQMVGETMRDVQERHREGMEAQGASFDATVLVAGQRKGGSTRLFLVYSAGNFIEATRDTPFFQIGEHKYGKPILDRVITPDTPLEKAKLAACVSMDSTLRSNLSVGMPLDLAIIETDALKITERRRIEPDDKDFERLSDAWSKALNSAFHDLPHIF; encoded by the coding sequence TTGACATATTGTGTTGCCATCAAGTTGGACGCCGGCCTGGTGCTGCTCTCCGATACACGAACCAACGCCGGTCTGGACAATATTTCCCGGTACGGAAAGATGCATTCCTGGGAAGTGCCCGACGAGCGCGCCGTGGTGCTGATGACCGCTGGAAACCTCTCAATTACCCAAGGGGTCATTACGCGGCTAGAAAAGCGCATCGAAATGGCCGCCATCGATCCCGAATGCGAAACGATCCTCAACGCGGACAGTCTGTTCCGGGTGGCCCAGATGGTCGGGGAAACGATGCGCGACGTACAAGAGCGCCACCGCGAAGGAATGGAAGCGCAGGGCGCGTCCTTTGATGCAACGGTGCTGGTTGCCGGTCAGCGCAAGGGAGGCTCCACCCGGCTGTTTCTCGTCTACTCCGCTGGCAACTTCATCGAGGCGACCAGAGACACGCCGTTCTTCCAGATCGGGGAGCACAAATACGGTAAGCCGATCCTCGATCGCGTGATTACGCCGGACACACCGCTGGAGAAGGCCAAGCTTGCCGCCTGTGTGTCCATGGATTCCACCCTGCGAAGCAATCTTTCAGTCGGCATGCCGCTGGATCTTGCAATCATTGAAACAGACGCCCTGAAGATTACAGAGCGCCGGCGTATCGAACCGGACGACAAGGATTTCGAGCGTTTGTCGGATGCCTGGTCAAAGGCACTGAATTCGGCCTTTCACGACCTGCCGCATATATTCTGA
- a CDS encoding SRPBCC family protein, whose translation MSNAEIIKTIFLAASRETVWDFLTRSEKLAEWFHPAERDLAEGEDYALMGQTDDGAPARLCWGTVVEMDKPSKMVWTFTIRPLDGAMTTVTWLLDDVADGTRLTLHHTGFTDIAAPFELMRALDSGWDKHLSDLRAADAL comes from the coding sequence ATGAGTAATGCCGAGATAATCAAAACGATTTTTCTTGCTGCTTCGCGAGAGACGGTTTGGGACTTCCTGACAAGGAGTGAGAAACTCGCCGAATGGTTTCACCCAGCAGAGCGTGATCTTGCAGAGGGCGAGGACTATGCCTTGATGGGGCAAACCGATGACGGCGCACCGGCCAGGCTTTGTTGGGGTACCGTCGTTGAAATGGACAAGCCGTCAAAAATGGTCTGGACTTTCACCATTCGTCCCCTTGATGGCGCAATGACCACCGTCACGTGGCTGCTCGACGACGTCGCGGATGGCACACGCCTTACCCTGCATCACACGGGCTTTACGGACATCGCAGCGCCATTTGAACTGATGAGGGCTCTCGATTCCGGATGGGACAAACACCTCTCTGATTTGCGCGCTGCAGACGCACTTTAG
- a CDS encoding peroxiredoxin: MTNLRIGDIAPDFEADTTKGRIRFHEWLGDSWGVLFSHPKDFTPVCTTELGYMARINPEFQKRNVKIIGLSVDPVENHAEWAADIEETQGFMPDYPMIGDTDLKVAKAYGMLPAGAGETSEGRTAVDNQTVRTVFVIAPDKSIKLTISYPMSTGRNFNEILRVIDSMQLTAKHKVATPVNWEDGEDVIIVPAVSNEEAEKQYPDGWKTLKPYLRVVPQPK, from the coding sequence ATGACAAATCTGAGAATTGGCGATATCGCACCTGATTTTGAAGCAGATACGACAAAGGGAAGAATTCGTTTTCACGAATGGTTGGGTGATTCCTGGGGCGTATTGTTTTCGCACCCTAAGGATTTTACGCCGGTCTGCACGACGGAACTCGGCTACATGGCACGCATCAATCCGGAGTTCCAAAAGCGCAACGTCAAGATTATCGGTCTCAGTGTTGACCCGGTTGAAAATCACGCCGAATGGGCTGCCGATATCGAGGAAACACAAGGCTTCATGCCCGACTATCCCATGATCGGCGATACCGACCTGAAGGTTGCCAAGGCGTACGGCATGCTTCCTGCCGGCGCCGGTGAAACGTCTGAAGGCCGTACCGCCGTGGACAATCAGACCGTGCGCACGGTTTTTGTGATTGCACCCGACAAGTCCATCAAGCTGACGATCTCCTATCCGATGAGCACCGGCCGGAACTTTAACGAAATCCTCCGGGTCATCGATTCAATGCAGCTCACCGCCAAACACAAGGTTGCGACACCGGTGAACTGGGAGGATGGCGAAGACGTCATCATCGTGCCGGCTGTCTCAAACGAAGAAGCGGAAAAGCAATATCCGGATGGCTGGAAGACACTGAAGCCCTATCTTCGAGTTGTCCCGCAGCCGAAATAA
- a CDS encoding MerR family transcriptional regulator, producing MFTIGQISRETGVKVPTIRYYEQMGLISAPERSAGNQRRYSRSELQRLGFIRHARDLGLSIDAIRDLIKLSADPDMPCSDADRIAGEHLKEVRTRIRKLRRLEKELARITSSCKSGTVKDCYVLHSLLDHSLCEGEH from the coding sequence TTGTTCACGATAGGCCAGATCTCGCGGGAAACCGGCGTCAAGGTTCCGACAATCAGATACTACGAGCAGATGGGGCTGATCAGCGCACCGGAGCGCTCAGCCGGCAATCAAAGGCGGTATTCACGTAGTGAATTGCAGCGCCTCGGCTTCATCAGGCACGCTAGGGATCTCGGACTTTCAATCGACGCAATCCGCGATCTTATAAAGTTGAGCGCAGATCCGGATATGCCGTGTAGCGACGCAGACCGCATTGCAGGCGAACATCTAAAGGAAGTGCGCACACGGATCCGAAAACTCAGGCGCCTGGAAAAGGAACTCGCCCGCATTACCAGTTCCTGTAAATCTGGAACGGTCAAGGACTGCTATGTTCTACATTCGCTCCTGGACCATTCGTTGTGCGAGGGCGAACACTGA
- a CDS encoding ArsR/SmtB family transcription factor gives MNGGIQGAFRALADPTRREILIKLSEREMTIAEVAENFAITRGAVKKHLTILEEGRLISVHTHGRERINRLEADALRPVSDWLSYFDRFWGSRMLDLKSAVEKHERNSDE, from the coding sequence ATGAACGGCGGCATACAGGGAGCATTTCGGGCGCTGGCCGACCCAACGCGGCGGGAGATCCTGATCAAGCTCAGCGAACGGGAGATGACCATTGCGGAAGTTGCCGAAAATTTCGCCATAACGCGAGGAGCGGTCAAAAAACACCTCACCATTTTGGAGGAAGGTCGTTTGATCAGTGTCCACACACACGGACGCGAACGGATCAATCGCCTGGAGGCGGACGCACTGCGCCCCGTTTCCGATTGGCTTTCCTACTTTGATCGCTTCTGGGGCAGCCGGATGCTCGATCTGAAAAGTGCCGTTGAAAAACATGAAAGGAATTCAGATGAGTAA
- a CDS encoding cation transporter produces the protein MSACCGQNQNFDGMSDDYKRRLWIVIILNATMFAVEIVAGQMAGSKALQADALDFLGDAMTYGISLAVIGSSIAVRTTAALTKGFSLLLMGLWVFGSTLWHVFFVEVPEAHVMGVIGFLALAANLVSVLLLVRYKDGDANVRSVWLCSRNDAIGNIAVMIAALGVWGTQSGWPDLAVAAIMAGLFLTSAFQIVRQSLRERDVARAPVPVAPAE, from the coding sequence ATGAGTGCCTGCTGCGGACAGAACCAGAATTTTGACGGAATGTCCGATGATTACAAACGCCGGCTCTGGATCGTGATCATCCTGAATGCCACGATGTTTGCGGTCGAGATCGTTGCGGGTCAGATGGCGGGTTCAAAAGCTCTGCAGGCTGATGCCCTCGATTTTCTTGGAGACGCAATGACCTATGGCATTTCACTCGCCGTCATCGGTTCGTCCATCGCCGTTCGCACCACAGCCGCCCTGACAAAGGGCTTCAGTCTGCTTCTAATGGGGCTCTGGGTCTTCGGTTCGACACTCTGGCATGTATTCTTTGTTGAGGTACCGGAGGCTCATGTGATGGGCGTGATCGGCTTTCTTGCCCTTGCGGCAAACCTTGTCAGTGTTTTGTTGCTCGTGCGTTACAAGGACGGGGACGCGAATGTGCGCTCCGTATGGTTGTGCTCGCGCAATGACGCGATCGGCAATATTGCAGTGATGATTGCTGCATTGGGCGTTTGGGGCACACAATCCGGCTGGCCGGATCTCGCCGTTGCGGCGATCATGGCGGGTCTTTTTCTGACATCGGCCTTTCAGATTGTCCGCCAGAGCCTGCGTGAGCGGGACGTAGCGCGTGCACCTGTTCCGGTCGCACCCGCCGAGTAA
- a CDS encoding alpha-E domain-containing protein, whose amino-acid sequence MLSRAAESLFWLGRYMERAEATARMISMGQRMAMLPGTQGQSEWTSLMQATGTPPPEERAITEADIVALLILDPESPSAVQGCLSKARENGRAVRTALTQEMWESLNEDWRYLESMDTQTARRQLVQILEWVRNKAAIFRGAVETSMLRTEGYFFLRLGSNIERADMTLRLLNVKYFLLLPETEVVGGGRDHHQWMSMLHAVSGLRAYHHNYAGDYAPWNIADFLLLNQAFPRSVAFSYGQIDGCLAKLEKNYGGAHNCQRTARAELNRLSRLDIHAVFSDGLHEFINDQIAKTARISKEVSDAYHF is encoded by the coding sequence ATGTTGAGCCGTGCCGCCGAAAGTCTGTTCTGGCTTGGCCGCTATATGGAGCGCGCCGAGGCGACCGCGCGGATGATTTCAATGGGCCAGCGCATGGCCATGCTGCCCGGAACGCAAGGGCAATCGGAATGGACGTCTTTGATGCAGGCCACGGGTACGCCGCCTCCCGAAGAACGGGCGATCACGGAAGCCGATATCGTTGCGCTGCTGATCCTCGATCCAGAAAGTCCGTCGGCCGTACAGGGTTGCCTGTCCAAGGCGCGGGAGAACGGCCGTGCCGTGCGCACCGCGCTCACCCAGGAGATGTGGGAAAGTCTCAACGAGGATTGGCGTTATCTGGAATCGATGGACACGCAGACCGCGCGCCGCCAGCTGGTCCAGATTTTGGAATGGGTGCGCAACAAGGCGGCGATTTTTCGCGGCGCCGTCGAGACATCGATGCTGCGCACGGAAGGCTATTTCTTCCTTCGCCTTGGTAGCAATATCGAGCGCGCCGATATGACACTGCGCCTGCTGAACGTGAAATATTTCCTGCTTTTGCCGGAGACCGAAGTGGTCGGCGGGGGCAGGGACCATCACCAGTGGATGTCGATGCTGCATGCCGTCTCGGGCCTGCGCGCCTATCATCACAACTATGCCGGCGATTATGCTCCCTGGAACATTGCCGACTTCCTGCTGCTCAATCAGGCGTTTCCCCGCTCGGTCGCTTTCAGCTATGGCCAGATCGACGGCTGTCTTGCGAAGCTGGAAAAGAACTACGGCGGCGCTCACAATTGCCAGCGCACGGCCCGGGCCGAACTGAACCGGCTGAGCCGGCTCGATATTCACGCGGTTTTCAGCGACGGGCTGCACGAGTTCATCAACGACCAGATCGCCAAGACGGCGCGCATCAGCAAGGAGGTGTCGGATGCCTATCATTTCTGA
- a CDS encoding aspartate aminotransferase family protein produces the protein MNISPGSNDFGEAVESDRAHVWHHLSQHKRYETSDPLVIIEGKGMRVWDANGREFLDAVSGGVWTVNVGYGRESIADAVREQLVKLNYFANSAGNVPGALFARRLIEKMPGMSRVYFSNSGSEANEKAYKIVRQISHNKHGGKKHKILYRERDYHGTTITALSSTGQNQRKDQYGPFTPGFVEVPHCMEYRSQYGPCDDYGVRAAKAIEDVILREGPDTIGAIVLEPITAGGGVITPPDGYWETVQDICRKYEILLHIDEVVCGLGRTGTWFGYQHYGIQPDIVTMAKGVASGYAAISCTVTTEDVFNQFKADPSDPMSYFRDISTFGGCAAGPAAALENMRIIEEENLLDNVTAMGEYLLTRFNELKDRHELIGDVRGKGLFCGIELVKDRETREPVHESITQAVVADCMANGVIIGATNRSFDAYNNTLCLSPALISTPKELDEIVDAIDNALERVAVD, from the coding sequence ATGAACATATCACCAGGCAGCAACGATTTCGGTGAAGCCGTAGAGAGCGATCGCGCGCATGTTTGGCATCATCTGAGCCAGCACAAGCGCTACGAGACATCCGACCCCCTCGTCATTATCGAGGGCAAGGGCATGCGCGTGTGGGATGCCAATGGCAGAGAGTTCCTGGACGCGGTCTCGGGGGGCGTTTGGACGGTCAATGTCGGTTATGGACGTGAAAGCATTGCCGACGCGGTCCGCGAGCAGCTGGTCAAACTGAACTATTTCGCCAATTCAGCCGGCAATGTTCCGGGCGCTCTCTTCGCGCGCAGACTGATCGAAAAGATGCCGGGGATGAGCCGGGTCTATTTTTCGAACTCCGGCTCCGAGGCCAATGAAAAGGCCTACAAGATCGTGCGTCAGATCTCGCACAACAAACACGGTGGCAAGAAACACAAGATACTCTACCGCGAGCGCGACTATCACGGCACGACGATTACGGCACTGAGCTCCACCGGTCAGAACCAGCGCAAGGACCAGTACGGGCCGTTCACGCCGGGCTTCGTGGAAGTGCCGCACTGCATGGAGTACCGTTCCCAGTACGGACCTTGCGACGATTATGGGGTGCGCGCAGCAAAGGCGATCGAGGATGTGATCCTGCGCGAAGGTCCCGATACGATCGGCGCCATTGTGCTGGAACCCATTACAGCGGGCGGCGGGGTTATCACACCGCCGGACGGTTATTGGGAAACCGTTCAGGACATCTGCAGGAAATACGAGATCCTGCTCCACATCGACGAGGTTGTCTGCGGCCTCGGGCGTACCGGCACATGGTTCGGATACCAGCATTACGGCATCCAGCCGGACATCGTGACGATGGCAAAGGGCGTGGCGTCGGGCTATGCCGCCATTTCCTGCACGGTGACCACAGAGGACGTATTCAACCAGTTCAAGGCGGACCCGTCGGATCCCATGAGCTATTTCCGCGACATCTCAACCTTTGGCGGTTGTGCAGCCGGCCCTGCGGCGGCGCTTGAGAACATGCGCATCATCGAGGAAGAGAACCTTCTGGATAACGTCACCGCCATGGGTGAATACCTCCTGACACGGTTCAACGAGTTAAAGGACCGCCATGAGCTCATCGGCGATGTGCGCGGCAAGGGCCTGTTCTGCGGTATTGAGCTCGTGAAGGATCGCGAGACCCGTGAGCCGGTGCATGAAAGTATCACCCAGGCGGTTGTAGCTGACTGCATGGCCAACGGCGTCATCATCGGTGCGACGAACCGGAGCTTTGATGCTTACAACAATACGCTGTGCCTGAGCCCGGCCCTGATCAGCACACCGAAGGAGCTTGATGAGATTGTCGACGCAATCGACAACGCTCTGGAACGCGTTGCCGTCGACTGA
- a CDS encoding tetratricopeptide repeat protein encodes MYMRIIGLALSAAFLFGSPATAAPDKFGQDVPKALERQVLQARLMRLPYQKDKYDPEKSEQLLLKVIERKPDYYRAYFNLGLTYHELGDYEKSADAFDTALRIREEQQIDDFTLINTAGWSSLKNSDFPRAERLLLQAEKLTEGTDTYTEGAVHSNLGELYFLTQRFDEAEKHLKIASDQFGSKEAAYYLELIDRTQKVIIQQKIQIDRRMKLKSTGTN; translated from the coding sequence ATGTATATGCGTATTATCGGGCTTGCACTGTCAGCGGCGTTTCTCTTCGGCTCGCCGGCCACGGCTGCGCCGGACAAATTTGGCCAGGACGTGCCTAAAGCGCTCGAACGCCAAGTGTTGCAGGCGCGGCTGATGCGCCTTCCATATCAGAAGGACAAATATGATCCGGAAAAGTCGGAACAGCTTCTGCTGAAGGTCATCGAGCGCAAACCTGATTATTATCGCGCCTATTTCAATCTCGGTCTGACCTATCATGAATTGGGCGACTATGAGAAATCGGCGGACGCGTTCGATACTGCCCTGCGGATTCGCGAGGAACAGCAGATAGACGATTTCACGCTGATAAACACGGCCGGATGGTCCAGTCTGAAGAACAGTGATTTTCCGCGTGCCGAGCGTTTGCTCTTGCAGGCCGAGAAGCTGACCGAGGGAACAGACACCTATACCGAAGGGGCGGTTCACAGCAATCTCGGAGAGCTCTATTTCCTGACGCAGCGTTTCGACGAGGCGGAGAAACACTTGAAGATCGCGAGCGATCAGTTCGGCTCGAAAGAGGCTGCCTATTATCTCGAACTGATCGACCGGACCCAGAAGGTCATCATTCAGCAGAAGATACAGATTGACCGACGGATGAAACTCAAGTCGACCGGAACGAATTAG
- a CDS encoding transglutaminase family protein, translating to MRLSVRHRSEYAYEPAAARVSLRLKLYPSVYDGQLVENWSVTVNGDPVEPIYITGYGDETGLWQSDGEVSSVEVLAEGVIVTEDQNGIIRDLPRKPPSAIFMRSTRLTQADDAIRALAEAARQDDELKTVHDLSSAIRETVDYRPEATNSKTTAAEAMAIGAGVCQDHAHILIAACRSLEMPARYVTGYLKAADDEDELLETHAWAEAHIRNFGWVGLDPSNGISPTDHYVRIACGLDADDATPIKGHVVGGSQITLTADVAVSENQQQ from the coding sequence ATGCGGCTTAGCGTACGTCACAGATCCGAATATGCCTATGAACCGGCGGCAGCGCGGGTTTCCCTTCGGCTTAAACTCTATCCGTCTGTCTATGACGGGCAGTTGGTGGAAAACTGGTCGGTGACAGTCAATGGCGACCCGGTCGAGCCGATTTACATCACCGGCTACGGCGACGAGACCGGCCTGTGGCAAAGCGACGGGGAGGTGTCCAGCGTTGAGGTGCTTGCCGAAGGGGTCATCGTGACCGAAGACCAAAACGGCATCATTCGCGATCTTCCACGCAAACCGCCTTCGGCCATCTTCATGCGATCGACACGGTTGACGCAGGCGGACGATGCAATTCGTGCGCTTGCCGAGGCAGCGCGCCAGGATGATGAGCTGAAGACGGTACATGACCTGTCATCGGCGATCCGAGAGACCGTCGACTACCGGCCTGAGGCCACCAACAGCAAAACCACGGCGGCCGAAGCAATGGCAATCGGCGCCGGCGTATGCCAGGACCATGCCCATATTCTCATCGCGGCCTGCCGCTCGCTCGAGATGCCCGCCCGCTATGTGACCGGTTATCTCAAGGCGGCTGACGATGAAGATGAACTTCTGGAGACCCATGCCTGGGCGGAAGCCCATATCAGGAATTTCGGCTGGGTGGGCCTTGATCCGTCAAACGGCATTTCGCCGACCGATCATTATGTACGGATTGCATGCGGACTGGACGCGGATGATGCGACTCCGATAAAAGGTCATGTCGTTGGGGGATCGCAAATTACATTGACGGCTGATGTCGCGGTTTCCGAGAACCAGCAGCAGTAG